In one window of Halomarina pelagica DNA:
- a CDS encoding NAD-binding protein: MRRARLPTPAAVRQPRVAVFLTGVVAAVAVATGVLVLGLQVLLATEIPVPIVGAVPRGVSLTAAFTGTLTGFALLLSARGLRGGSRLAWYSAVALLPLVALLGVLQATPVSTPVVALSFAALALLVDTRAAFSRPTDLTPTQLAAIGAIVGSQLYGTVGAYLLREDFTGIETPIQAFYFSLVTASTVGYGDVAPTSDIARLFAVSAIILGTSSFAAAAGALLVPAVEARFERTLGTMTDKSLSLLERHVIVVGHGDLTEPILEELTDEDADFVVVTEDPDAAGVLRDRGLLVYVGDPSDEEPLRRVGIERARAVVAATEDDARDALVVLTARELNPDVRIVAAATDRENVKKLRRAGADTIISPAVIGGHLLVRSALGTGGMEALADRLLDVDDARDL; encoded by the coding sequence GTGAGACGCGCGCGGCTGCCGACCCCTGCTGCGGTCCGCCAGCCCCGGGTGGCCGTCTTCCTGACGGGCGTCGTCGCGGCGGTCGCCGTCGCCACCGGCGTCCTCGTCCTCGGCCTGCAGGTGCTCCTCGCGACGGAGATCCCGGTCCCGATCGTCGGGGCGGTCCCGCGCGGCGTCAGCCTGACGGCGGCGTTCACCGGGACGCTAACGGGGTTCGCCCTCCTGTTGAGCGCGCGCGGACTGCGCGGGGGGAGCCGACTGGCCTGGTACTCGGCGGTCGCCCTGCTCCCGCTCGTCGCGCTCCTCGGCGTGCTCCAGGCGACCCCCGTCTCGACGCCGGTGGTCGCCCTGTCGTTCGCGGCGCTGGCGCTGCTCGTCGACACCCGGGCGGCGTTCTCGCGCCCGACGGACCTCACGCCGACGCAGCTCGCCGCCATCGGCGCGATCGTCGGTTCGCAGCTGTACGGAACCGTCGGCGCGTACCTCCTGCGCGAGGACTTCACCGGTATCGAGACGCCCATACAGGCGTTCTACTTCTCGCTCGTCACCGCGAGCACGGTCGGCTACGGGGACGTCGCACCGACGAGCGACATCGCCCGCCTGTTCGCCGTGAGCGCCATCATTCTCGGGACGTCGAGCTTCGCCGCCGCCGCCGGCGCGCTGCTCGTCCCCGCCGTCGAAGCCCGCTTCGAACGTACCCTCGGAACCATGACCGACAAGAGCCTCTCGCTGCTCGAACGCCACGTCATCGTCGTCGGCCACGGCGACCTGACCGAACCGATCCTGGAAGAACTCACCGACGAGGACGCCGACTTCGTCGTCGTCACCGAGGACCCCGACGCTGCGGGCGTCCTCCGCGACCGCGGACTCCTCGTTTACGTGGGCGACCCGAGCGACGAGGAACCGCTCCGGCGCGTCGGGATCGAGCGCGCCCGGGCCGTCGTCGCGGCGACCGAGGACGACGCGCGGGACGCGCTCGTCGTCCTCACCGCCCGCGAGCTGAACCCGGACGTCCGCATCGTCGCCGCCGCGACCGACCGCGAGAACGTGAAGAAGCTCCGGCGCGCCGGGGCCGACACGATCATCAGCCCCGCGGTCATCGGCGGGCACCTGCTCGTCCGGAGCGCGCTCGGCACAGGTGGCATGGAGGCGCTCGCGGACCGCCTGCTCGACGTCGACGACGCCCGCGACCTCTGA
- the deoC gene encoding deoxyribose-phosphate aldolase, with product MDREEFAARIDHTVLGPETTPADAERVVREAEERGMNACIPPCYVAGVDAEATVATVIGFPHGQHATDAKRDEAETAWRDGADELDLVINVGRLKAGDDAAVRDEIAEVVAATPLPVKVIVETALLTDDEKRRACAAARDADAAMVKTSTGFADGGATVADVELMAEYLPVKASGGVGSYEEAMAMIEAGAARIGASSGVEIVEGYPADPAE from the coding sequence ATGGACCGCGAGGAGTTCGCCGCGCGAATCGATCACACCGTCCTCGGGCCGGAGACGACGCCCGCAGACGCAGAGCGCGTCGTCCGCGAGGCCGAGGAGCGGGGGATGAACGCCTGCATACCGCCGTGCTACGTCGCGGGGGTGGACGCGGAGGCGACGGTCGCCACCGTGATCGGCTTCCCGCACGGTCAGCACGCCACGGACGCGAAGCGCGACGAGGCCGAGACCGCCTGGCGCGACGGTGCCGACGAACTCGACCTCGTGATCAACGTCGGGCGGCTGAAGGCGGGCGACGACGCGGCCGTCCGCGACGAGATCGCCGAGGTGGTGGCGGCCACGCCCCTCCCGGTGAAGGTGATCGTCGAGACGGCGCTGCTCACCGACGACGAGAAGCGCCGCGCCTGCGCGGCGGCCCGCGACGCGGACGCCGCGATGGTGAAGACCTCGACGGGCTTCGCCGACGGCGGCGCGACCGTCGCGGACGTCGAACTCATGGCCGAGTACCTGCCCGTCAAGGCGAGCGGCGGGGTCGGGAGCTACGAGGAGGCGATGGCGATGATCGAGGCGGGCGCGGCGCGCATCGGGGCGTCGAGCGGCGTCGAGATTGTCGAGGGCTACCCGGCGGATCCGGCGGAGTAG
- a CDS encoding carbohydrate kinase family protein, translating to MRVVCAGHVNWDVTLFVDTFPAPDAEARIGDRCEGGGGSAANVACALASLDVASGLVGAVADDHEGRNARRELREAGVDARGVRVVEGGMTAVKYLVVTPDGETYVLGTEGVNEAFSVETAPDDYFERAEHLHLTGQDSATAAGLAARAREAGMGVSFDPGRRLEGRADDEVLALADVVFLNEREAEVIGERVPPGRVVVTKCGAGGAAADTPEGRITHPGYAVEAIDSTGAGDAFAAGFVATLVDGGGYERALAVANACGALVAGAPGARPPLDPAAVAERCGSA from the coding sequence ATGCGCGTCGTCTGCGCCGGGCACGTCAACTGGGACGTCACCCTCTTCGTCGATACGTTCCCCGCGCCGGACGCCGAGGCCCGGATCGGCGATCGGTGCGAGGGCGGGGGCGGGAGCGCCGCCAACGTCGCCTGCGCGCTCGCCAGCCTCGACGTGGCCTCGGGACTCGTCGGCGCGGTCGCCGACGATCACGAGGGGCGGAACGCCCGCCGAGAACTCCGCGAGGCGGGCGTCGACGCGAGGGGCGTCCGGGTCGTCGAGGGGGGGATGACCGCCGTGAAGTACCTCGTGGTCACGCCCGACGGCGAGACGTACGTCCTCGGCACCGAGGGCGTCAACGAGGCGTTCTCGGTCGAGACGGCCCCCGACGACTACTTCGAGCGCGCGGAACACCTCCACCTGACCGGACAGGACTCCGCGACGGCGGCGGGGCTCGCCGCGCGCGCCCGCGAGGCCGGCATGGGCGTGAGCTTCGACCCCGGTCGCCGCCTCGAGGGTCGAGCGGACGACGAGGTGCTCGCGCTCGCGGACGTCGTCTTCCTGAACGAGCGCGAGGCCGAGGTGATCGGGGAACGGGTCCCGCCGGGTCGGGTCGTCGTCACGAAGTGCGGCGCGGGCGGCGCGGCGGCCGACACGCCCGAGGGCCGGATCACCCACCCCGGCTACGCCGTCGAGGCGATCGACTCGACCGGCGCGGGCGACGCCTTCGCCGCCGGGTTCGTCGCGACGCTCGTCGACGGCGGCGGCTACGAGCGGGCGCTCGCGGTCGCCAACGCCTGCGGCGCGCTCGTCGCCGGCGCGCCCGGGGCGCGCCCGCCGCTCGACCCGGCGGCCGTCGCCGAGCGCTGCGGATCGGCCTGA
- a CDS encoding DUF63 family protein has protein sequence MPLPAGFSVPPLPYLLLVAGAVALALAALALARPAVTEVTVVAFAPWMVTGAGLYALYQVAVIPAVLAPLFGSPTVYLTTFAVMAYVWALASLTNDDPRFGTVALLVAGLGAMSAVLGLSLVVAFANPPAQLLWPTVGLVLSAVVAGLAWIGLREVRPGAVRTTATAGFLGVFAHTLDGVSTAVGIDVLGFGEQTPLSQAIIEVGAALPTEPYVGSVWLFVLVKVLLGTFVVAVLADYVREDPRWGFLLLAGVTAVGLGPGAHNLVLFAMADPVAPAASVVSVTSVAPVPSAATAVPLPFPLLAP, from the coding sequence ATGCCACTGCCGGCGGGGTTCTCCGTCCCACCGCTACCGTATCTGCTGCTCGTCGCGGGTGCGGTCGCGCTCGCGCTGGCCGCGCTCGCGCTCGCTCGCCCCGCCGTCACGGAGGTCACGGTCGTCGCGTTCGCGCCGTGGATGGTCACGGGAGCGGGCCTCTACGCGCTGTATCAGGTGGCGGTGATCCCCGCCGTCCTCGCGCCCCTGTTCGGCTCCCCGACGGTCTACCTGACGACGTTCGCCGTCATGGCCTACGTCTGGGCGCTCGCGTCGCTGACGAACGACGACCCGCGATTCGGTACCGTCGCCCTCCTCGTCGCCGGCCTCGGAGCCATGAGCGCCGTCCTCGGCCTGTCGCTCGTCGTCGCGTTCGCGAACCCGCCGGCGCAACTCCTCTGGCCGACCGTCGGTCTCGTCCTCTCGGCCGTCGTCGCCGGGCTCGCCTGGATCGGACTCCGCGAAGTGCGCCCCGGCGCGGTGCGGACGACGGCCACCGCCGGCTTCCTCGGCGTCTTCGCGCACACTCTCGACGGCGTCTCGACGGCCGTCGGCATCGACGTGCTCGGCTTCGGCGAGCAGACGCCGCTCTCGCAGGCGATCATCGAGGTCGGCGCGGCCCTGCCGACCGAACCCTACGTCGGATCGGTCTGGCTGTTCGTCCTCGTGAAGGTCCTGCTCGGAACGTTCGTCGTCGCCGTGCTCGCCGACTACGTCCGGGAGGACCCGAGGTGGGGCTTCCTCCTGCTCGCGGGCGTCACCGCCGTCGGGCTCGGTCCCGGCGCGCACAACCTCGTCCTGTTCGCGATGGCCGATCCCGTCGCGCCGGCCGCGTCTGTGGTCTCCGTCACGTCCGTCGCTCCCGTTCCGTCCGCCGCGACCGCCGTCCCGCTCCCGTTCCCGCTCCTCGCGCCCTGA
- a CDS encoding nucleoside phosphorylase: MAKQPHLLVEPGDVTDIALIPGDPGRVDRIAARCEEREVVAENREYRVVNAAFEGRELTICSTGIGCPSAAIAVEELSNVGVETFLRVGTTGALQRGIEIGDMVVATGAAKNEGTTKRYESVEYPAVPDYDVVTALVESAEIDGGRVGQVHVGPIASDDAYYAEDDAFVRDWEAAGLLAVEMEAAAVFTLARRKGLRAGAICTVDGNLVEGTQKGETEDEELPEKARNNVERAIEIALTAATRL, encoded by the coding sequence ATGGCCAAGCAGCCCCACCTCCTCGTCGAACCGGGCGACGTGACCGACATCGCGCTCATCCCCGGCGACCCCGGTCGGGTCGATCGCATCGCCGCGCGGTGCGAGGAGCGCGAGGTCGTCGCCGAGAACCGCGAGTACCGGGTCGTCAACGCCGCGTTCGAGGGGCGCGAACTCACGATCTGCTCGACCGGTATCGGCTGTCCCTCCGCCGCCATCGCCGTCGAGGAACTGTCGAACGTCGGGGTCGAGACGTTCCTCCGGGTGGGCACGACGGGGGCGCTCCAGCGCGGCATCGAGATCGGCGACATGGTCGTCGCCACGGGCGCGGCGAAGAACGAGGGGACGACGAAGCGATACGAGTCCGTCGAGTACCCCGCCGTCCCCGACTACGACGTGGTGACCGCGCTCGTCGAGAGCGCCGAGATCGACGGCGGGCGCGTGGGTCAGGTCCACGTCGGCCCAATCGCCTCCGACGACGCGTACTACGCCGAGGACGACGCCTTCGTCCGCGACTGGGAGGCGGCCGGCCTCCTCGCGGTCGAGATGGAGGCCGCCGCCGTCTTCACGCTCGCCCGCCGGAAGGGCCTGCGCGCGGGGGCGATCTGCACCGTCGACGGCAACCTCGTCGAGGGTACCCAGAAGGGCGAGACCGAGGACGAGGAACTCCCGGAGAAGGCGCGGAACAACGTCGAGCGCGCCATCGAGATCGCGCTCACGGCGGCGACGAGGCTGTGA
- the bioD gene encoding dethiobiotin synthase, with translation MSPRGLAVVGTDTGVGKTVVTAGLVGWLRETGVDARAIKPVQTGCPPDDDAGFVADACGTGAAATCVERFGPPLAPAVAAEREGRTLSYAAVRDGCERALADAEAGVVEGIGGLRVPLTDDREVVDLVADLRLPAVVVARSGLGTLNHTALTVEALDRRDVEVRAVVLNEFEGATAAERTNPAVLERMVDTDVSTLPPTDLADPRAAIPLVREHLPRSILDPALA, from the coding sequence GTGAGTCCCCGCGGCCTCGCGGTCGTCGGGACCGACACCGGCGTCGGGAAGACGGTCGTCACGGCCGGCCTGGTCGGCTGGCTCCGCGAAACGGGCGTCGACGCCCGCGCGATCAAGCCGGTCCAGACGGGCTGTCCCCCCGACGACGACGCGGGGTTCGTCGCCGACGCCTGCGGCACCGGCGCGGCGGCGACCTGCGTCGAGCGGTTCGGCCCGCCGCTCGCCCCCGCCGTCGCGGCCGAGCGCGAGGGGAGGACGCTGTCGTACGCGGCCGTCAGGGACGGCTGCGAGCGCGCGCTCGCGGACGCCGAGGCCGGCGTCGTCGAGGGGATCGGCGGGTTGCGCGTACCGTTGACGGACGACCGCGAGGTCGTCGATCTCGTCGCCGACCTCCGTCTCCCGGCGGTCGTGGTCGCCCGATCCGGACTGGGGACGCTCAACCACACCGCGCTCACGGTCGAGGCGCTCGACCGGCGGGACGTCGAGGTACGTGCCGTCGTCCTCAACGAGTTCGAGGGCGCGACGGCGGCAGAGCGGACCAATCCCGCCGTCCTCGAACGGATGGTCGATACCGACGTCTCCACGCTCCCCCCGACCGACCTCGCGGACCCCCGGGCGGCGATCCCGCTCGTCCGCGAGCACCTCCCGCGGTCGATACTCGACCCCGCGCTCGCGTAG
- a CDS encoding aminotransferase class I/II-fold pyridoxal phosphate-dependent enzyme, translating into MDRATDPPPGGADEERPTGGTAHGFDPAARLAEREARDLRRDLQPVDRVASRSRMAPDPKGSAPEYEEERLIFAANDYLGLAADERTRRAAAEAAEAVGTGAGASRLLTGDTGCHRALEQDLAGAKDAERALVFSSGYATNVGTVAALGPDVVFSDEANHASIVDGCRLSGAETVVYDHCDADALADALARRERAEADGERWLVVTDSVFSMDGDVAPLPDVCDVAERHGAWVMVDEAHATGLYEDGGGIVQREGLADRVQVQMGTLSKALASQGGYVAGSEPLVEHLLNAARPFVFSTGLAPPAVGAAREALRVARSSDRRDRLWRNVERLREGLTSMGYDVRGETQILPVVVGERAAALSLGERLRERGIVAPAIRPPTVPDGTSRVRVAPTATHTDEEIDRCLAAFEAAGRAEGLL; encoded by the coding sequence ATGGACCGAGCGACCGATCCCCCGCCGGGTGGGGCCGACGAGGAGCGACCGACGGGCGGGACGGCCCACGGCTTCGACCCGGCCGCTCGCCTCGCAGAGCGCGAGGCCCGCGACCTTCGGCGGGATCTCCAGCCGGTCGACCGCGTCGCGTCCCGCTCGCGGATGGCTCCGGACCCCAAGGGGTCCGCGCCGGAGTACGAGGAGGAGCGACTGATCTTCGCCGCGAACGACTACCTCGGGTTGGCCGCGGACGAGCGCACCCGACGCGCCGCGGCGGAGGCGGCGGAGGCGGTCGGCACCGGGGCGGGCGCGAGCCGATTACTCACGGGCGACACGGGCTGCCACCGCGCGCTGGAGCAGGATCTCGCGGGCGCGAAAGACGCCGAGCGCGCGCTCGTCTTCTCCTCGGGTTACGCGACGAACGTCGGGACGGTCGCGGCGCTCGGGCCGGACGTCGTCTTCTCGGACGAAGCCAACCACGCGAGCATCGTCGACGGCTGTCGGCTCTCGGGGGCGGAGACGGTCGTCTACGACCACTGCGACGCGGATGCGCTCGCCGACGCGCTCGCCCGTCGGGAGCGGGCGGAAGCCGACGGCGAGCGGTGGCTGGTCGTCACCGACTCCGTGTTCAGCATGGACGGGGACGTCGCACCCCTGCCGGACGTCTGCGACGTCGCGGAACGCCACGGCGCGTGGGTCATGGTCGACGAGGCGCACGCGACGGGGCTGTACGAGGACGGCGGCGGAATCGTCCAGCGGGAGGGACTCGCCGATCGCGTGCAGGTCCAGATGGGAACGCTCTCGAAGGCGCTCGCCAGTCAGGGCGGCTACGTCGCCGGGAGCGAGCCCCTGGTCGAACACCTGCTGAACGCGGCGCGTCCGTTCGTCTTCTCGACGGGGCTGGCCCCGCCGGCGGTCGGGGCGGCCCGGGAGGCGCTGCGCGTCGCTCGCTCGTCGGACCGCCGCGACCGGCTCTGGCGGAACGTCGAGCGCCTCCGCGAGGGGTTGACGTCGATGGGGTACGACGTCCGCGGGGAGACGCAGATCCTCCCCGTCGTCGTCGGCGAGCGCGCGGCCGCGCTGTCGCTCGGCGAGCGCCTCCGTGAACGCGGTATCGTCGCCCCGGCGATCCGCCCCCCGACGGTCCCCGACGGGACCAGTCGCGTTCGCGTCGCGCCCACGGCGACGCACACCGACGAGGAGATCGACCGCTGTCTCGCCGCGTTCGAGGCGGCGGGGCGCGCCGAGGGGCTGCTGTGA
- a CDS encoding AI-2E family transporter has translation MSRLPLPSDRSRVAWWLLTGALAALLLFAVFSLIGTVVLGLFVYYGLRPVCRRLRSIVGSRGEAAALTLLAVALPVAVLLAYVGVAGLRELGPLLRTYGSVLEPYLNVSSLKSHPLRTLSRFLRNPGTPSLSQVLSAWGTFVGPVLTGVTHLFVAVTLAFFLLRDDVRIARWFRSEIGDAGTTAYAYATAVDRDLETIYFSNVLLVFLVAGLSLVTYHAYNLVAPASLVVPFPTVLALLTGVASLIPIVVGKVVYVPLTAYLGWKAARIDPSLVIYPAALFAVALLALDLIPLTFLLPKLAARKTHVGLVMFAYVVGTILFGWYGLFLGPLLVVLGIQVVRVVFSELIHGEPVTPTVRAAGAMGSEPKGDAGESD, from the coding sequence ATGTCGCGCCTGCCGCTGCCGTCCGACCGCTCGCGCGTCGCGTGGTGGCTCCTGACCGGCGCGCTGGCGGCGCTGTTGCTGTTCGCCGTGTTCAGCCTGATCGGGACGGTCGTCCTCGGACTGTTCGTCTACTACGGGCTGCGGCCGGTCTGCCGTCGGCTCCGCTCCATCGTCGGCTCCAGGGGGGAGGCGGCGGCGCTGACCCTGCTCGCGGTCGCGCTGCCGGTGGCGGTGCTGCTGGCCTACGTCGGGGTCGCCGGCCTGCGCGAACTCGGGCCGCTGTTGCGGACCTACGGCTCGGTGCTCGAACCCTACCTGAACGTCTCGTCGCTCAAGTCCCACCCCCTCCGGACGCTGTCGCGGTTCCTCCGGAACCCCGGGACGCCCTCGCTCTCGCAGGTGCTCTCGGCGTGGGGGACGTTCGTCGGTCCAGTGCTGACGGGAGTGACGCACCTGTTCGTCGCCGTCACGCTCGCGTTCTTCCTGCTCAGGGACGACGTCCGCATCGCGCGGTGGTTCCGCTCCGAGATCGGGGACGCGGGGACCACCGCCTACGCCTACGCCACGGCGGTCGATCGCGACCTCGAGACCATCTACTTCAGCAACGTGCTCCTCGTCTTCCTCGTCGCGGGGCTCTCGCTGGTGACGTACCACGCGTACAACCTCGTCGCGCCCGCGAGCCTCGTCGTCCCCTTCCCGACCGTCCTCGCGCTGCTGACCGGCGTGGCAAGTCTCATTCCTATCGTGGTCGGGAAGGTGGTGTACGTCCCGCTGACGGCCTACCTGGGGTGGAAGGCGGCCCGGATCGATCCGTCGCTGGTGATCTACCCGGCGGCCCTGTTCGCGGTGGCGCTGCTCGCGCTCGACCTGATCCCGCTCACGTTCCTGCTCCCGAAGCTGGCGGCGCGCAAGACCCACGTCGGCCTCGTGATGTTCGCCTACGTCGTCGGGACGATCCTGTTCGGCTGGTACGGGCTCTTCCTCGGTCCGCTGCTGGTGGTCCTCGGGATCCAGGTGGTCCGCGTCGTCTTCAGCGAGCTGATCCACGGGGAGCCGGTCACCCCGACCGTCCGCGCGGCCGGCGCGATGGGCTCCGAACCCAAGGGCGACGCCGGGGAGTCGGACTAG
- a CDS encoding tRNA (N(6)-L-threonylcarbamoyladenosine(37)-C(2))-methylthiotransferase, with amino-acid sequence MARYHIETYGCTANRGESRVIEQALRDGGHHRAEGVEEADVAILNTCTVVEKTERNMLRRAEELERETADLIVTGCMALAQGEAFREAGVDARVLHWDDVPGAVLNGECPTPTPDSEPVLDGVVGILPIARGCMSDCSYCITKKATGRIDSPPIEENVAKARALVHAGAKEIRVTGQDTGVYGWDAGERTLHELLDRICDIDGEFRVRVGMANPKGVHGIREELARVFAENEKLYNFLHVPVQSGSNDVLGDMRRQHQVREFVEVVETFDAHLDHWTLSTDFIVGFPTETDADHRKSLELFERVRPEKVNVTRFSKRPGTDAAEMKGLGGTLKKERSKEMVDLKMRLVGEAHEEMVGETHEVLVVEPGTGDSVKCYDEAYRQVIVTDAEERGIEPGEFHEVEITSAETVYCFGEPI; translated from the coding sequence ATGGCCCGCTACCACATCGAGACCTACGGCTGCACCGCCAATCGGGGTGAGAGCCGCGTCATCGAGCAGGCGCTCAGGGACGGCGGCCACCACCGGGCCGAGGGCGTCGAGGAGGCGGACGTGGCGATCCTCAACACCTGCACCGTGGTCGAGAAGACCGAGCGCAACATGCTCAGGCGGGCCGAGGAACTGGAGCGGGAGACGGCGGACCTCATCGTCACCGGGTGCATGGCGCTCGCGCAGGGCGAGGCGTTCCGCGAGGCGGGCGTCGACGCGCGCGTCCTCCACTGGGACGACGTTCCCGGGGCCGTCCTCAACGGCGAGTGCCCGACGCCGACGCCAGACTCGGAGCCCGTCCTCGACGGCGTCGTCGGCATCCTTCCCATCGCCCGGGGGTGCATGAGCGATTGCTCCTACTGCATCACGAAGAAGGCGACCGGGCGGATCGACTCGCCGCCGATCGAGGAGAACGTGGCGAAGGCCCGCGCGCTCGTCCACGCCGGGGCGAAGGAGATCCGCGTCACCGGCCAGGACACCGGCGTCTACGGCTGGGACGCGGGCGAGCGGACGCTCCACGAACTCCTCGATCGCATCTGCGACATCGACGGCGAGTTCCGCGTGCGCGTCGGGATGGCGAACCCGAAGGGCGTCCACGGCATCCGCGAGGAACTCGCCCGGGTGTTCGCCGAGAACGAGAAGCTCTACAACTTCCTGCACGTCCCCGTCCAGTCCGGTTCGAACGACGTGCTGGGCGACATGCGCCGCCAGCACCAGGTGCGCGAGTTCGTGGAGGTCGTGGAGACGTTCGACGCGCACCTCGACCACTGGACGCTCTCGACGGACTTCATCGTCGGCTTCCCGACCGAGACCGACGCGGACCACAGAAAGAGCCTCGAGCTGTTCGAGCGGGTGCGCCCGGAGAAGGTGAACGTCACGCGCTTCTCGAAGCGCCCGGGCACGGACGCGGCGGAGATGAAGGGCCTCGGCGGGACGCTCAAGAAGGAGCGGTCGAAGGAGATGGTCGACCTGAAGATGCGCCTCGTCGGCGAGGCCCACGAGGAGATGGTCGGGGAGACCCACGAGGTGCTCGTCGTCGAACCCGGGACCGGCGACTCGGTGAAGTGCTACGACGAGGCCTACCGGCAGGTGATCGTCACGGACGCCGAGGAGCGCGGGATCGAACCCGGAGAGTTCCACGAGGTCGAGATCACGAGCGCCGAGACGGTCTACTGCTTCGGCGAACCGATCTGA
- a CDS encoding HPP family protein codes for MKGERLYRLFRRLRRAERRELHEFRVWLEATHNLVHVSALLLVPLLIALVTMVSNSFEGFSFLLFPPLAAGTYTLFADPRGKYSSPVRFVAGLTAGAVCGWVAFVAGTYVYPADPMDVHAGSAALAVFLTGAVTWAFDVEEPSAFSSALLILIADVPRSASGRYLFDGRLAYVVSILASSTLIAIAFVVWRRNFYSARSRYLYLSTKGDDHVLVPMRGPDCDATAMLGARLAAAHEAGKVVLLDLVTETDLEDAADAPRTAAVTTDSGSTARPDSEAPDVADDVEDGSEIQRRAAAAAATDLESRAARIRTKIGVPCEVVVAEAGPNPASTTLATAHETNCDLVVTPYETDSGRLSPFVRELFRGDVDVLVHRSLDGTTWKRILVPVRKTGDVAHEMVDFATRLAGRTGRVSVCHCIDREAERRRAEQMLADIVETVDATVETRVSRSPIERFLDANADAYDLVIIGASQDRSAASRFVSRPTFERLRDLGCDVAILDRNHRL; via the coding sequence GTGAAGGGGGAACGGTTGTACCGACTATTCAGACGACTCCGGCGAGCGGAGCGCCGCGAACTCCACGAGTTCCGCGTCTGGCTCGAGGCGACGCACAACCTCGTCCACGTGTCGGCGCTGCTGCTCGTCCCCCTCCTCATCGCCCTCGTCACGATGGTGTCGAACAGCTTCGAGGGCTTCTCGTTCCTGCTGTTCCCGCCGCTCGCCGCCGGAACGTACACCCTCTTCGCCGACCCGCGGGGGAAGTACTCCTCGCCGGTTCGGTTCGTCGCGGGGCTGACGGCGGGGGCCGTCTGCGGCTGGGTGGCGTTCGTCGCCGGCACGTACGTGTACCCGGCCGATCCGATGGACGTCCACGCCGGCAGCGCCGCGCTCGCCGTCTTCCTCACCGGCGCGGTCACCTGGGCGTTCGACGTCGAGGAACCGTCCGCGTTCTCCAGCGCGCTGCTGATCCTCATCGCCGACGTCCCGCGGTCGGCGAGCGGTCGCTACCTCTTCGACGGACGGCTCGCCTACGTGGTCAGCATCCTGGCGTCGAGCACGCTCATCGCGATCGCGTTCGTCGTCTGGCGGCGGAACTTCTACAGCGCCCGCTCGCGCTACCTCTACCTCTCGACGAAGGGCGACGACCACGTGCTCGTCCCGATGCGCGGCCCGGACTGCGACGCGACCGCCATGCTCGGCGCGCGCCTCGCCGCCGCCCACGAGGCCGGGAAGGTCGTCCTGCTCGACCTGGTCACGGAGACCGACCTCGAGGACGCGGCCGACGCACCGCGGACCGCCGCCGTCACGACCGACAGCGGCTCGACCGCGCGGCCGGACTCCGAGGCCCCGGACGTGGCGGACGACGTCGAGGACGGCTCCGAGATCCAGCGTCGCGCCGCGGCCGCGGCCGCGACCGACCTCGAGTCCCGGGCGGCGCGCATCCGGACGAAGATCGGCGTCCCGTGCGAGGTGGTCGTGGCCGAGGCGGGACCGAACCCCGCGTCGACGACGCTCGCCACCGCCCACGAGACGAACTGCGACCTCGTCGTCACGCCCTACGAGACCGATAGCGGCCGTCTCTCGCCGTTCGTCAGGGAGCTGTTTCGCGGCGACGTGGACGTGCTCGTCCACCGCTCGCTCGACGGGACCACGTGGAAGCGGATCCTCGTCCCCGTGCGCAAGACCGGCGACGTCGCCCACGAGATGGTCGACTTCGCCACCCGCCTCGCCGGCCGCACCGGTCGCGTCTCGGTCTGTCACTGCATCGATCGGGAGGCAGAGCGCCGTCGCGCCGAACAGATGCTCGCGGACATCGTCGAGACCGTCGACGCGACCGTCGAGACGCGCGTCTCGCGGTCGCCCATCGAGCGGTTCCTCGACGCGAACGCCGACGCCTACGACCTCGTCATCATCGGGGCGAGCCAGGACCGGAGCGCGGCCTCCCGGTTCGTCTCGCGGCCGACGTTCGAGCGCCTCCGGGACCTCGGCTGCGACGTGGCGATCCTCGATCGGAACCACCGCCTCTGA